The proteins below come from a single Streptomyces sp. M92 genomic window:
- a CDS encoding lytic polysaccharide monooxygenase, with the protein MARRNRSLTLAAVLATLLSALGVTFLLGQGRAEAHGVAMMPGSRTYLCQLDAKTGTGALDPTNPACQAALDQSGATALYNWFAVLDSNAGGRGAGYVPDGTLCSAGDRSPYDFSAYNAPRGDWPRTHLTSGSTIQVNYSNWAAHPGDFRVYLTKPGWSPTSELGWDDLELIQTVTDPPQRGSAGGDGGHYYWDLALPSGRSGDALIFMQWVRSDSQENFFSCSDVVFDGGNGEVTGIRGSDGTPEPTPTPTDPTTPPPTHSGDCMAVYNVENSWSGGFQGSVEVMNHGTEPLDGWAVRWQPGDGTTLGGVWNGSLSGGTDGTVTVRNVDHNRVIPPDGSVAFGFTATSSGNDFPVGTIGCVLP; encoded by the coding sequence ATGGCTCGACGCAACAGATCCCTCACCCTCGCGGCGGTGCTGGCCACCTTGCTCAGCGCGCTCGGCGTGACCTTCCTGCTCGGACAGGGACGCGCCGAGGCGCACGGCGTGGCGATGATGCCCGGCTCCCGCACCTACCTGTGCCAGCTGGACGCCAAGACCGGCACCGGCGCCCTCGACCCGACCAACCCCGCCTGTCAGGCCGCGCTCGACCAGAGCGGCGCGACGGCGCTGTACAACTGGTTCGCCGTCCTCGACTCCAACGCGGGCGGGCGCGGCGCCGGTTACGTGCCGGACGGCACCCTGTGCAGCGCCGGAGACCGTTCCCCGTACGACTTCTCCGCCTACAACGCGCCGCGCGGCGACTGGCCCCGTACGCATCTGACGTCCGGTTCGACGATCCAGGTGAACTACAGCAACTGGGCGGCCCACCCGGGCGACTTCCGGGTCTACCTGACCAAGCCCGGCTGGTCGCCCACCTCCGAGCTGGGCTGGGACGACCTGGAGCTGATCCAGACGGTGACCGACCCGCCGCAGCGGGGTTCGGCCGGTGGCGACGGGGGCCACTACTACTGGGACCTGGCGCTGCCCTCGGGCCGCTCCGGTGACGCGCTGATCTTCATGCAGTGGGTGCGCTCGGACAGCCAGGAGAACTTCTTCTCCTGCTCCGACGTCGTCTTCGACGGCGGCAACGGCGAGGTGACCGGCATCCGCGGCTCGGACGGCACGCCCGAGCCGACGCCCACCCCGACGGACCCGACGACCCCGCCGCCCACCCACTCCGGCGACTGCATGGCCGTCTACAACGTGGAGAACTCCTGGAGCGGCGGGTTCCAGGGCTCCGTCGAGGTGATGAACCACGGCACGGAGCCGCTGGACGGCTGGGCCGTGCGGTGGCAGCCCGGCGACGGGACCACGCTCGGCGGGGTGTGGAACGGTTCGCTCTCCGGTGGCACCGACGGCACGGTCACGGTGCGCAACGTGGACCACAACCGCGTGATCCCACCGGACGGCAGCGTGGCCTTCGGCTTCACCGCCACGTCCTCGGGCAACGACTTCCCCGTGGGCACGATCGGCTGCGTGCTGCCGTAG
- a CDS encoding GH12 family glycosyl hydrolase domain-containing protein — MRPLRPQVRPLRGAAGALIAILALVTSLVTAAAPAQADTTLCEPFGTTTIQGRYVVQNNRWGTSADQCVTATDTGFRVSRADGSVPTNGAPKSYPSVFNGCHYTNCSPGTNLPARLSTVSEAPSSISYGYVGDAVYNASYDIWLDPTPRTDGVNQTEIMIWFNRVGPIQPIGSQVGTATVGGRNWELWTGSNGTNDVLSFVAPSAITDWSFDVMDFVRATVARGLAEDDWYLTSVQAGFEPWQNGAGLTVNSFSSTVETGGTPGGPDPDPGDPVACEVTYGTNVWQDGFTADVTVRNTGPAAVDAWSLAFTLPSGQRITNAWNASVSPATGAVTATGVGHNARIASGGSVTFGFQGTHGGAFAEPGGFTLNGTSCATA; from the coding sequence ATGCGACCGTTACGCCCCCAAGTCCGTCCCCTGCGCGGTGCCGCAGGAGCACTGATCGCGATCCTCGCGCTGGTCACGTCGCTGGTGACCGCGGCGGCACCGGCGCAGGCCGACACCACCCTCTGTGAGCCGTTCGGGACGACGACGATCCAGGGACGCTACGTCGTCCAGAACAACCGCTGGGGCACCAGCGCGGACCAGTGCGTCACCGCCACCGACACCGGCTTCCGGGTGAGCCGGGCCGACGGCTCGGTGCCGACGAACGGGGCACCCAAGTCGTACCCGTCCGTCTTCAACGGCTGCCACTACACCAACTGTTCGCCGGGCACCAACCTGCCCGCCCGGCTCAGCACCGTCTCCGAGGCACCGTCGAGCATCTCCTACGGCTACGTCGGCGACGCCGTCTACAACGCCTCGTACGACATCTGGCTGGACCCGACGCCCCGGACGGACGGGGTGAACCAGACCGAGATCATGATCTGGTTCAACAGGGTGGGCCCGATCCAGCCCATCGGCTCCCAGGTCGGCACGGCCACCGTGGGCGGGCGGAACTGGGAACTGTGGACGGGCAGCAACGGGACCAACGACGTCCTGTCCTTCGTGGCCCCCTCGGCCATCACCGACTGGAGCTTCGACGTCATGGACTTCGTCCGGGCGACCGTCGCCCGCGGACTCGCCGAGGACGACTGGTATCTGACCAGCGTCCAGGCCGGTTTCGAGCCGTGGCAGAACGGGGCCGGGCTCACCGTGAACTCCTTCTCCTCCACCGTCGAGACCGGTGGCACCCCGGGCGGCCCCGACCCCGACCCCGGTGACCCGGTGGCGTGCGAGGTGACGTACGGCACCAACGTCTGGCAGGACGGCTTCACCGCGGACGTCACCGTGCGCAACACCGGGCCGGCCGCCGTCGACGCCTGGAGTCTCGCCTTCACTCTGCCTTCCGGCCAGCGGATCACCAACGCCTGGAACGCCTCCGTCAGCCCCGCCACGGGCGCGGTCACGGCGACCGGCGTCGGCCACAACGCCCGGATCGCCTCCGGCGGCAGCGTCACGTTCGGCTTCCAGGGCACGCACGGCGGCGCGTTCGCCGAACCGGGCGGCTTCACCCTGAACGGCACTTCCTGCGCCACGGCATAG
- a CDS encoding MarR family winged helix-turn-helix transcriptional regulator: MTDSSTPRRDIDRVAAGLAACLPALHRALDRQVTVRYPHPKPPEGQLALLRFVAQHEGATVREAAEALLMKPNNVSALVSQLTERGDLERRQDSADKRVAHLHLTATARERVTEVRALETAFVRQALTSLTEGQQGALGSALDALDALTRHLNPTTR; encoded by the coding sequence GTGACCGACTCCAGCACCCCTCGCCGGGACATCGACCGTGTGGCCGCCGGCCTCGCGGCATGCCTCCCCGCGCTGCACCGGGCGCTGGACCGGCAGGTCACCGTCCGGTACCCGCACCCCAAGCCCCCCGAGGGGCAGCTCGCCCTGCTGCGGTTCGTCGCCCAGCACGAGGGCGCCACGGTGCGCGAGGCCGCCGAGGCCCTGCTGATGAAGCCGAACAACGTCAGCGCCCTGGTCTCCCAGCTCACCGAACGGGGCGACCTGGAGCGCCGGCAGGACAGCGCCGACAAGCGGGTCGCCCACCTCCACCTGACGGCCACCGCCCGAGAGCGGGTGACCGAGGTGCGGGCACTGGAGACCGCGTTCGTCCGCCAGGCCCTGACCTCCCTCACCGAGGGCCAGCAGGGCGCGCTCGGCTCCGCCCTGGACGCCCTCGACGCCCTGACGCGGCACCTGAACCCCACCACCCGCTAG
- a CDS encoding helix-turn-helix domain-containing protein, whose protein sequence is MAAFPREGSVDYSLSREVEFTDMTDAPTGREERFFALVLPALERAGYAAYGMQQKLVADTGMNKSTASRLLRGETIPHVKFFPALAKAVGLDPVELLVAAEVVPREYLESQQTLSETDRSQVGSEPITPEEAAERLGINDDVGRFTFFAVVEKLTTDNADEDSSGGATAQA, encoded by the coding sequence ATGGCCGCTTTCCCGCGAGAGGGAAGCGTCGACTATTCCCTCTCCAGGGAAGTAGAGTTCACAGACATGACGGATGCCCCCACAGGGCGCGAGGAGAGGTTCTTCGCGCTCGTCCTCCCCGCCCTGGAAAGGGCCGGCTACGCCGCCTACGGCATGCAACAGAAACTCGTGGCCGACACCGGTATGAACAAGTCGACCGCCAGCAGGCTCCTACGCGGCGAGACAATCCCCCACGTCAAGTTCTTCCCCGCCCTGGCCAAGGCCGTCGGGCTCGACCCCGTCGAGCTCCTCGTGGCCGCCGAGGTCGTGCCCCGCGAGTATCTCGAGTCTCAACAGACACTGTCCGAAACAGATCGGTCACAGGTAGGCTCGGAGCCGATCACTCCGGAGGAGGCGGCGGAGCGGCTTGGCATCAATGACGACGTGGGGCGGTTCACCTTCTTCGCTGTCGTAGAGAAGCTCACCACCGACAACGCCGACGAAGACTCCTCCGGAGGCGCGACAGCACAGGCGTAA
- a CDS encoding helix-turn-helix domain-containing protein: protein MYRLNVTRLRQIAAEHGDRTPYAIAKRTGVSISSAYRYVDGSAQPDLNSALRLAQAYDLDIRTVMDLVEDEEDEPAGVAA, encoded by the coding sequence GTGTACCGACTCAACGTCACCCGCCTCCGCCAGATCGCCGCCGAACACGGCGACAGGACGCCCTACGCCATCGCCAAGCGCACCGGCGTGAGCATCTCGTCCGCTTATCGATACGTCGACGGGTCCGCACAACCTGACCTGAACTCGGCGCTCAGGCTCGCACAGGCATATGACCTGGACATTCGCACCGTCATGGACCTGGTCGAGGACGAGGAAGACGAGCCCGCCGGAGTCGCCGCATGA
- a CDS encoding luciferase domain-containing protein yields the protein MTLAQRALERLQAWPDLTTGPASCGTGRAVRSVRDEIVHFHSGRDVDLHLTRRALQRFQYDLGGSSAIRLLPGSRWVTVHLDCDADVDLLLSLVSIALKAHQARPGAEPLSECNFRRVTVLPRAVAGEA from the coding sequence ATGACTCTGGCCCAGCGTGCCCTCGAGCGGCTGCAAGCCTGGCCCGACCTCACCACGGGTCCGGCCAGTTGCGGAACCGGACGGGCCGTGCGCTCCGTCCGTGACGAGATCGTCCACTTCCACTCGGGCCGGGACGTGGACCTCCACCTGACCCGCCGGGCCCTCCAGCGTTTCCAGTACGACCTCGGTGGCTCCAGCGCCATCCGCCTGCTCCCCGGCTCGCGTTGGGTGACGGTGCACCTGGACTGCGACGCCGACGTCGACCTGCTGCTGAGCCTGGTGAGCATCGCGCTGAAAGCGCATCAGGCCCGGCCCGGTGCGGAGCCGCTCTCGGAGTGCAACTTCCGCCGTGTCACGGTGCTGCCCCGCGCCGTGGCCGGGGAGGCCTGA
- a CDS encoding recombinase family protein: MPYAPEYLHLVIPGVTFEALLYGRNSDDAIGRGNSVDDQLTNGRTLCGQHGWKIVREFKDTDMSASRHGRKARDDFEALITYIKSEPTPPGARRVVVAFEASRYYRDLEAYVRLRAACMSTDTLLCYNGQVFDLSKREDRKATAQDAIAAEDEAEGIRDRNLRTAGLQAQAGMPHGKSIYGYTRTYDMVNGRKRCTGQEEDERGPYVLEMLRRLDSGHTLGAVKRWLRSEPDAARLDGHPWTEQSVRMTVLNRAYLGERLHQGQYIKAVWAPIKGLETPQGRAMFFRVTARITDPTRTKHRGTEVAHLLTYIPLCGECGDHARLRYLTPARGRKNATLACTEKYDTSIVEAVLNAYVEEAIIAWFSNKAKARAALVPSDGKVEEMVTATQRLINSYEEQLAEARHLAETFDDQAGRFKLSATSLAGMEARIEPKLEAERKKLQSFTGTSPLLLRMLDEDPETVWNGRPASADRPAAPGLTLEQKREIIQSVVTVRLYKVKTPGDRIRLAFAGERGFRDRPLRAPATAPARLPGPRAASSGTSEGSLAGAAGAS, translated from the coding sequence ATGCCCTACGCGCCCGAGTACCTGCACCTGGTCATCCCCGGAGTCACCTTCGAGGCCCTGCTCTACGGCCGCAACTCGGACGACGCGATAGGCAGGGGCAACTCCGTCGACGACCAACTCACCAACGGACGCACCCTGTGCGGCCAGCACGGCTGGAAAATCGTCCGCGAGTTCAAAGACACCGACATGTCCGCCAGCCGCCACGGCCGCAAGGCCCGCGACGACTTCGAAGCGCTGATCACCTACATCAAGTCGGAGCCGACTCCCCCGGGCGCAAGACGAGTCGTCGTCGCGTTCGAAGCCTCCCGCTACTACCGCGACCTCGAAGCGTACGTGCGGCTCCGTGCGGCCTGCATGTCGACGGACACGCTGCTTTGCTACAACGGCCAGGTCTTCGACCTCAGCAAGAGGGAGGACCGGAAGGCCACCGCGCAGGACGCCATCGCCGCCGAGGACGAAGCGGAGGGGATCCGCGACCGGAACCTGCGCACCGCCGGCCTCCAGGCGCAGGCGGGAATGCCGCACGGCAAGTCGATCTACGGGTATACGCGGACGTACGACATGGTCAACGGGCGCAAGCGCTGCACCGGACAGGAAGAAGACGAGCGCGGGCCCTACGTGCTGGAGATGCTGCGCCGCCTGGACTCCGGCCACACCCTCGGAGCGGTGAAGCGCTGGCTCAGGTCTGAGCCGGACGCCGCGCGACTGGACGGACACCCGTGGACGGAGCAGTCGGTCAGGATGACCGTCCTCAACCGCGCGTACTTGGGTGAGCGCCTCCACCAAGGCCAGTACATCAAGGCAGTTTGGGCGCCCATCAAGGGGCTTGAGACCCCTCAGGGCAGAGCCATGTTCTTCCGGGTCACAGCGAGAATCACCGACCCCACCCGGACCAAGCACCGCGGGACCGAAGTCGCGCATCTCCTGACCTACATCCCACTGTGCGGAGAGTGCGGCGACCACGCGCGCCTGCGATACCTCACCCCAGCCAGAGGCCGTAAGAACGCAACGCTGGCCTGCACCGAGAAGTACGACACGTCCATCGTGGAGGCCGTACTCAACGCGTACGTCGAAGAGGCGATCATCGCCTGGTTCAGCAACAAGGCCAAGGCTCGGGCTGCTCTCGTCCCATCCGACGGCAAGGTCGAGGAGATGGTGACCGCCACACAGCGGCTGATCAACTCGTATGAGGAGCAGCTCGCCGAGGCCCGGCATCTCGCTGAGACCTTCGACGATCAGGCCGGCCGCTTCAAGCTGTCGGCGACGTCTCTCGCGGGGATGGAAGCCCGGATCGAGCCGAAGCTGGAAGCGGAGCGGAAGAAGCTGCAGAGCTTCACTGGCACCTCGCCGCTGCTCCTGCGGATGCTGGACGAGGATCCGGAGACGGTGTGGAATGGGCGGCCCGCGTCGGCGGACCGGCCGGCGGCGCCCGGGCTGACGCTGGAACAGAAGCGGGAGATCATCCAGAGCGTTGTGACCGTGCGCCTGTACAAGGTGAAGACTCCAGGCGACCGCATTCGGCTTGCGTTCGCCGGGGAGCGCGGGTTCAGGGACCGACCACTCCGTGCTCCCGCGACCGCTCCCGCTCGGCTTCCGGGGCCGCGGGCTGCTTCTTCGGGAACGTCAGAAGGTTCCCTCGCGGGGGCTGCTGGCGCTTCTTGA
- a CDS encoding MFS transporter — MSSTSVDRPSAPAAVTAPPASGRVRSNPWLTLLAVAFGLFMVQLDGSVVAIANPEIGSDLHASTAELQWVTNSYLLALAATLILGGKLGDRFGRRTYYLVGVAGFTLASTAIGLSGSIEGVVAFRALQGAFGGLLMPNTLGLLRSVFPPRKFGMAVGIWAMVSAVATALGPIVGGLLVEHVDWESVFYINAPIGVAAIAFGLLVLPESRSATGKERFDIPGLVLLALGLLAVVFGVVKGETWGWTSAGTLGSVAAGLVLLLVFGWYETRVEHPLLPMRLFRSRALTVGAIITALNFFVMLGVIFFVMLYLQNVRGLTPVEAGVRTLPLSLASLVASPLGAALTQRFGPRLTMPLGMLLQAASCFGMLTWQTDSSYATMWPPFIALGLGVGMVMSASSDAIVGNAPVRDGGVAGGLQATTLQIGGALGTSVLVSLISGKVGATLTGELTDAGVPSAVADGMREAKDAVAMGVAPVSGDMPAGLRAAVVEGSGQAFMNGVHVAVVVTGVLCLLGAALAAAGIGRRAQRPADH, encoded by the coding sequence ATGTCGTCCACGTCCGTGGATCGCCCCTCCGCGCCCGCCGCCGTGACCGCTCCACCGGCCTCCGGCCGCGTGCGCTCCAACCCCTGGCTGACCCTGCTCGCCGTCGCCTTCGGACTCTTCATGGTCCAGCTCGACGGCTCCGTCGTCGCCATCGCCAACCCCGAGATCGGCAGCGACCTGCACGCGTCCACCGCCGAACTGCAGTGGGTGACCAACTCCTACCTGCTCGCGCTGGCCGCCACCCTGATCCTCGGTGGCAAGCTCGGCGACCGGTTCGGCCGCCGCACCTACTACCTGGTGGGCGTGGCCGGCTTCACCCTCGCGTCGACAGCCATCGGCCTGTCCGGCTCCATCGAGGGCGTCGTCGCCTTCCGCGCCCTCCAGGGCGCCTTCGGCGGACTGCTCATGCCCAACACCCTCGGCCTGCTGCGCTCCGTGTTCCCGCCGAGGAAGTTCGGCATGGCCGTGGGCATCTGGGCCATGGTCTCCGCCGTCGCGACGGCCCTCGGCCCCATCGTCGGCGGACTCCTCGTGGAGCACGTCGACTGGGAGTCCGTCTTCTACATCAACGCCCCCATCGGCGTCGCCGCCATCGCCTTCGGCCTCCTCGTCCTGCCGGAGAGCCGCAGCGCCACCGGAAAGGAACGCTTCGACATCCCCGGCCTGGTCCTGCTCGCCCTCGGCCTGCTCGCCGTCGTCTTCGGCGTGGTCAAGGGCGAGACCTGGGGCTGGACCTCCGCCGGCACCCTCGGCTCCGTCGCGGCCGGCCTCGTACTCCTGCTCGTCTTCGGCTGGTACGAGACGCGGGTGGAGCACCCCCTGCTGCCGATGCGGCTGTTCCGCAGCCGCGCGCTGACCGTCGGCGCGATCATCACCGCGCTGAACTTCTTCGTCATGCTCGGCGTGATCTTCTTCGTCATGCTCTACCTGCAGAACGTGCGCGGCTTGACACCGGTCGAGGCGGGCGTGCGGACCCTGCCGCTCAGCCTCGCCTCGTTGGTCGCCTCGCCGCTCGGCGCCGCCCTGACCCAGCGCTTCGGGCCCCGGCTGACCATGCCGCTGGGCATGCTGCTCCAGGCGGCCTCCTGCTTCGGCATGCTCACCTGGCAGACCGACTCCTCCTACGCCACGATGTGGCCGCCGTTCATCGCGCTCGGCCTCGGTGTGGGCATGGTGATGTCCGCCTCCTCCGACGCCATCGTCGGCAACGCCCCCGTCCGGGACGGCGGAGTCGCCGGTGGTCTGCAGGCCACCACGCTGCAGATCGGCGGCGCGCTCGGCACATCCGTGCTGGTCTCCCTGATCAGCGGCAAGGTCGGCGCCACGCTCACCGGCGAGCTGACCGACGCCGGTGTGCCCTCGGCGGTGGCCGACGGCATGCGGGAGGCCAAGGACGCCGTGGCGATGGGCGTCGCACCCGTCTCCGGAGACATGCCGGCCGGCCTGCGGGCCGCCGTGGTCGAGGGCAGCGGGCAGGCCTTCATGAACGGCGTCCACGTGGCGGTGGTCGTCACCGGCGTGCTGTGCCTGCTCGGCGCGGCCCTCGCCGCGGCCGGGATCGGGCGCAGGGCGCAGCGGCCGGCGGACCACTGA